The Sandaracinaceae bacterium genome contains a region encoding:
- a CDS encoding acetate/propionate family kinase — protein sequence MHVLVVNCGSSSIKLDLLDPATGTRVKKASVERVGSDGCAFALDGGAQQPLPGADHLAALQAVLPQLTGELPVDAVGHRVVHGGERFNAPVRIDDEVEAAIEALVPLAPLHNPGNLAGIRAARAVLPDVPHVAVFDTAFHATLPTRAKSYALPTELAAKHGIRRYGFHGPSHQYVANRAAEALGEDIRDLRIITCHLGNGASVAAVEYGRSVETSMGLTPLEGLVMGTRAGDVDAGALLTLMRAEGLDADALDKLLNKESGLAGLSGVGNDLRDIEARAAEGDERCRLAIQVFCHRLRKYIGAYAAVLGGVDVIVFTAGIGENSATIRQRVLQRLDFLGARVDDDKNRSARVSQASPTAVISEDHSRTRILVVATDEAQAIAAESAKLAAAADKVEGGARIPIAISARHVHLNRQTLALLFGEGATLTEHKPLSQPGQYACKEKVNIIGPGGRIDGVRVLGPVRSQNQVEIARTDEFRLGVDAPVRDSGDTAQSAPITLEGPNGSVQLSEGLICARRHIHMHPDDATRFGVADKDVVEVAVDTEGRDLIFGDVLVRVSPKYALEMHLDTDEANAAEITPDVEGVLAPTHGSVRLLRKRTEFMH from the coding sequence ATGCACGTACTCGTCGTCAATTGCGGTAGCTCCAGCATCAAACTCGACCTGCTCGACCCGGCCACCGGGACGCGCGTCAAGAAGGCCAGCGTGGAGCGCGTGGGCAGCGATGGCTGCGCGTTCGCGCTCGACGGGGGTGCGCAGCAGCCGCTGCCCGGGGCGGACCACCTCGCGGCGCTACAGGCCGTGCTGCCGCAGCTCACGGGTGAGCTACCTGTCGACGCGGTGGGCCACCGCGTGGTGCACGGAGGCGAGCGCTTCAACGCGCCGGTGCGCATCGACGACGAGGTCGAGGCCGCCATCGAGGCGCTGGTGCCGCTGGCGCCGCTCCACAACCCGGGCAACCTCGCGGGCATCCGCGCGGCGCGCGCCGTGCTGCCGGACGTGCCCCACGTGGCGGTCTTCGACACGGCCTTCCACGCCACCCTGCCTACGCGCGCCAAGAGCTACGCGCTGCCCACGGAGCTCGCCGCGAAGCACGGCATCCGCCGCTACGGCTTCCACGGTCCGAGTCACCAGTACGTGGCCAACCGCGCCGCCGAGGCGCTCGGCGAGGACATCCGCGACCTGCGCATCATCACCTGCCACCTGGGCAACGGCGCCAGCGTCGCCGCCGTGGAGTACGGGCGCTCGGTCGAGACCAGCATGGGCCTCACGCCGCTCGAGGGCTTGGTGATGGGCACGCGCGCGGGCGACGTGGACGCTGGCGCGCTGCTCACGCTGATGCGCGCCGAGGGCCTGGACGCCGACGCGCTCGACAAGCTGCTCAACAAGGAGTCCGGGCTCGCCGGCCTCAGCGGCGTGGGCAACGACCTGCGGGACATCGAGGCCCGCGCGGCCGAGGGCGACGAGCGCTGCCGCCTCGCCATCCAGGTCTTCTGCCACCGCCTGCGCAAGTACATCGGCGCGTACGCGGCCGTGCTGGGCGGGGTCGACGTGATCGTGTTCACGGCGGGCATCGGCGAGAACAGCGCCACCATTCGTCAACGCGTGCTGCAGCGCCTCGACTTCCTCGGCGCGCGCGTCGACGACGACAAGAACCGCAGCGCGCGCGTGTCGCAGGCCTCGCCCACCGCCGTCATCTCCGAGGACCACTCGCGCACCCGCATCCTCGTGGTGGCCACCGACGAGGCCCAGGCCATCGCGGCCGAGAGCGCCAAGCTGGCGGCGGCGGCCGACAAGGTGGAGGGTGGGGCGCGGATCCCCATCGCGATCAGCGCGCGGCACGTGCACCTCAACCGCCAGACGCTGGCGCTGCTCTTCGGGGAGGGGGCCACGCTCACGGAGCACAAGCCGCTCAGCCAGCCCGGGCAGTACGCCTGCAAGGAGAAGGTGAACATCATCGGCCCCGGCGGCCGCATCGACGGTGTGCGCGTGCTGGGCCCCGTGCGCAGCCAGAACCAGGTGGAGATCGCCCGCACGGACGAGTTCCGGCTCGGCGTGGACGCTCCTGTGCGTGACAGCGGCGACACCGCCCAGAGCGCGCCGATCACGCTGGAGGGGCCCAACGGCAGCGTGCAGCTCAGCGAGGGCCTCATCTGCGCGCGCCGCCACATCCACATGCACCCCGACGACGCGACGCGCTTCGGCGTGGCCGACAAAGACGTCGTCGAGGTCGCAGTGGACACCGAGGGCCGCGACCTCATCTTCGGGGACGTGCTGGTGCGCGTCAGCCCCAAGTACGCGCTCGAGATGCACCTCGACACGGACGAGGCCAACGCCGCCGAGATCACGCCGGATGTGGAGGGTGTGCTCGCTCCGACGCACGGCTCGGTGCGGCTGTTGCGCAAGCGCACCGAGTTCATGCACTGA
- a CDS encoding glutaredoxin, translating to MSRSVLSEDQIHPNARAKVTNNHADIVAEVQAAVAKHDVVVVGMAQNPHCKRARKVLNAKGVAFEYLEYGSYTSQWRRRTALKMWSGWPTFPMVFHKGTLVGGADEVTALLESGGLS from the coding sequence ATGTCTCGCTCAGTCCTGTCCGAAGACCAGATCCACCCCAACGCGCGCGCCAAGGTCACCAACAACCACGCGGACATCGTCGCAGAGGTGCAGGCGGCCGTCGCCAAGCACGACGTGGTGGTGGTGGGCATGGCCCAGAACCCGCACTGCAAGCGGGCGCGCAAGGTCCTGAACGCCAAGGGGGTGGCGTTCGAATATCTGGAGTACGGGAGCTACACCAGCCAGTGGCGGCGACGCACGGCGCTGAAGATGTGGAGCGGCTGGCCGACCTTCCCGATGGTGTTCCACAAGGGCACGCTGGTGGGCGGAGCGGACGAGGTCACCGCGCTGCTCGAGAGCGGCGGGCTGAGCTGA
- a CDS encoding DUF1295 domain-containing protein, whose product MSAHPPPKHSRSASFAYITLAYVVAIAAAWLTVAYFPLENPLYTAFLADFVATCAVFAFSVAFSNSSFYDAYWSVIPPLIGAFFLTHATDATLSRQALCLGLCTLWGVRLTYNWAVGWTGLHHEDWRYVDIKAKTGALYWPASFAGIHMFPTVEVFLACLPMWPAMTSDAPLSWIDGVATVVTLGAIVIEAVADEQLRAFAKTKKPGELIQTGLWRYSRHPNYFGELSFWWGIFLFGYAASPADWTWTILGTAAITFMFFFISVPMMEKRQLEKKPHFAGVIASTSMLIPWFHRADAAPSPTE is encoded by the coding sequence ATGAGCGCCCATCCCCCTCCCAAGCACTCCCGCTCCGCGTCCTTCGCGTACATCACGCTGGCCTATGTCGTGGCCATCGCGGCGGCGTGGCTCACCGTGGCCTACTTCCCCCTCGAGAACCCGCTCTACACGGCGTTCCTCGCGGACTTCGTCGCGACCTGCGCGGTCTTCGCGTTCAGCGTCGCCTTCAGCAACTCGAGCTTCTACGACGCCTACTGGAGCGTCATCCCCCCCCTCATCGGGGCGTTCTTCCTGACCCACGCGACGGACGCCACGCTCAGCCGCCAGGCGCTGTGCCTCGGTCTGTGCACGCTCTGGGGCGTCCGCCTGACCTACAACTGGGCCGTGGGCTGGACGGGCCTGCACCACGAGGACTGGCGCTACGTCGACATCAAGGCCAAGACCGGCGCGCTCTACTGGCCCGCCAGCTTCGCCGGCATCCACATGTTCCCGACGGTCGAGGTGTTCCTGGCGTGCCTGCCCATGTGGCCGGCCATGACCTCCGACGCGCCCCTCTCGTGGATCGACGGTGTCGCCACGGTGGTGACCCTCGGGGCCATCGTGATCGAGGCCGTGGCGGACGAGCAGCTGCGCGCCTTCGCCAAGACCAAGAAGCCCGGCGAGCTCATCCAGACGGGGCTGTGGCGCTACTCGCGGCACCCCAACTACTTCGGCGAGCTGAGCTTCTGGTGGGGCATCTTCCTGTTCGGCTACGCCGCGTCGCCGGCCGACTGGACCTGGACCATCCTCGGCACGGCCGCCATCACCTTCATGTTCTTCTTCATCAGCGTCCCGATGATGGAGAAGCGTCAGCTCGAGAAGAAGCCGCACTTCGCAGGGGTCATCGCCAGCACGTCGATGCTCATCCCCTGGTTCCACCGCGCGGACGCCGCGCCCTCACCCACGGAGTAA
- a CDS encoding threonine ammonia-lyase has translation MTSATPTLPTLLDVQRARERIGDALTTTPLTYSHTLSELTGARIFLKFENLQFTGSFKGRGARNRLLEVPTGRGVIAMSAGNHAQGVAHHASLLGLPATIVMPANTPFTKVARTRALGATVELAGRDVMESAVRARELAAERGLEFIHPFDDPAVVAGQGTLGLEMLEQRPSLHTVVAPVGGGGLLAGITLAASGHESPVRVIGVQSERYPFMADHLHHRAASPAPGSTVADGIAVSQPGSIARSVLGSHGVDVLVVKEATIERAIAMLLEIEKTVVEGAGAAPLAACLEHPEVFAGHEVALVLSGGNIDPRTLAVVTLRGLANQGRLNRVRVELEDIPGGLALVSSIIATAGANVVQVDHDGLGSKGARSTVLDLRIDTLDAAHARQVIENLHTAGVRADLLPW, from the coding sequence ATGACGTCCGCGACCCCCACTCTCCCGACGCTGCTCGACGTCCAGCGGGCGCGCGAACGCATCGGCGACGCGCTCACGACCACGCCGCTGACCTATTCGCACACGCTCTCCGAGCTGACCGGCGCGCGCATCTTCCTCAAGTTCGAGAACCTGCAGTTCACGGGCTCGTTCAAGGGACGCGGCGCCCGCAACCGACTGCTGGAGGTGCCCACGGGGCGTGGCGTGATCGCGATGTCGGCCGGCAACCACGCGCAGGGGGTGGCGCACCACGCGTCGCTGCTCGGGCTGCCCGCCACCATCGTGATGCCCGCCAACACGCCTTTTACGAAGGTGGCCCGCACCCGTGCGCTGGGCGCCACCGTGGAGCTCGCAGGCCGCGACGTGATGGAGTCGGCCGTGCGCGCACGCGAGCTCGCTGCGGAGCGGGGGCTCGAGTTCATCCACCCGTTCGACGACCCAGCCGTGGTGGCAGGGCAGGGGACGCTCGGCCTCGAGATGCTCGAGCAGCGCCCGTCTCTCCATACCGTGGTGGCGCCCGTTGGGGGTGGTGGCCTGCTCGCGGGCATCACGCTGGCCGCCAGTGGGCACGAGAGCCCGGTGCGCGTCATTGGCGTGCAGAGCGAGCGCTACCCCTTCATGGCCGACCACCTGCACCACCGCGCCGCCAGCCCGGCGCCGGGGTCCACGGTCGCGGACGGCATCGCCGTGTCGCAGCCCGGTAGCATCGCGCGGAGCGTGCTCGGGTCGCACGGCGTCGACGTGTTGGTCGTGAAAGAGGCCACCATCGAGCGCGCCATCGCCATGCTGCTCGAGATCGAGAAGACCGTCGTGGAAGGCGCGGGGGCTGCACCCCTCGCCGCCTGTCTCGAGCACCCCGAGGTCTTCGCCGGACACGAGGTGGCGCTCGTGCTGTCCGGCGGCAACATCGACCCGCGCACCCTGGCGGTCGTGACGTTGCGCGGGCTCGCCAACCAGGGGCGGCTCAACCGGGTGCGTGTCGAGCTGGAGGACATCCCCGGGGGGCTCGCGCTGGTGTCCTCCATCATCGCCACCGCGGGCGCCAACGTGGTCCAGGTCGACCACGATGGCCTTGGCTCCAAGGGGGCGCGCAGCACCGTGCTCGACCTGCGCATCGACACGCTGGACGCGGCGCACGCCCGGCAGGTGATCGAGAACCTCCACACCGCCGGCGTGCGCGCCGATCTGCTCCCCTGGTAG
- a CDS encoding TIGR03617 family F420-dependent LLM class oxidoreductase translates to MITFRLDAPLLASDLAAVPQRARDIAERGFDGTFTFEGPHEPFMPLLLAAEHTSLEIATGVAIAFARTPMTAANLAWDLQHFSKGRFTLGLGSQIRPHVESRYSMPWGKPVSRMREFVQAYHAIFDCWMTGAKLDFRGEFYKHTLMPPMFKPGKLAGPRPKVTLGGVGNNMVECAGEVADGHLVHPLHSQKTLQETTLPALERGLARTGRTRDQLELSAQVLVVSGRDEREQKMVREAVRAQIAFYGSTPAYRHVLEAEGYGELHPELHALSKQGKWMEMAARVDDGLLGRIACVGTPDEAAAQLCARYEGVVQRVALATPIALSGECEAALVTALHS, encoded by the coding sequence ATGATCACCTTCCGCCTCGACGCCCCTCTGCTCGCCTCGGACCTCGCCGCCGTGCCCCAGCGCGCGCGTGACATCGCGGAGCGCGGCTTCGACGGAACGTTCACGTTCGAGGGGCCGCACGAGCCGTTCATGCCGCTCTTGCTCGCGGCCGAGCACACGTCGCTCGAGATCGCGACGGGCGTGGCCATCGCCTTCGCGCGCACCCCGATGACCGCTGCCAACCTAGCCTGGGACCTCCAGCACTTCAGCAAGGGGCGCTTCACGCTCGGGCTGGGCTCGCAGATCCGCCCGCACGTCGAGTCCCGCTACAGCATGCCCTGGGGCAAGCCCGTCTCACGCATGCGCGAGTTCGTGCAGGCCTACCACGCCATCTTCGACTGCTGGATGACGGGGGCCAAGCTCGACTTCCGCGGCGAGTTCTACAAGCACACCCTCATGCCGCCCATGTTCAAGCCGGGCAAGCTCGCCGGACCGCGCCCCAAGGTCACACTCGGCGGCGTGGGCAACAACATGGTCGAGTGCGCTGGCGAGGTGGCCGACGGACACCTGGTGCACCCGCTGCACAGCCAGAAGACGCTGCAAGAGACCACGCTGCCGGCCCTCGAGCGCGGGCTGGCGCGCACGGGCCGCACGCGCGACCAGCTCGAGCTGTCCGCGCAAGTGCTGGTGGTGAGTGGCCGCGACGAGCGCGAGCAGAAGATGGTGCGCGAGGCCGTGCGCGCCCAGATCGCCTTCTACGGCTCCACCCCCGCGTACCGCCACGTGCTCGAGGCGGAGGGATACGGCGAGCTGCACCCCGAGCTGCACGCGCTCTCCAAGCAGGGTAAGTGGATGGAGATGGCCGCCCGCGTCGACGACGGCCTGCTCGGACGCATCGCGTGCGTCGGCACCCCGGACGAGGCCGCCGCCCAGCTATGCGCGCGCTACGAGGGGGTGGTCCAGCGTGTCGCCCTCGCGACCCCGATTGCGCTGTCCGGCGAGTGCGAGGCGGCGCTCGTGACCGCGCTCCACAGCTGA
- a CDS encoding UvrD-helicase domain-containing protein — MSATSTTPTDAQAREAIRTRLDTTFVVEAAAGTGKTTELVRRIVALVARGERLSRMAAVTFTDKAAGEMKLRLRRALEEARQAALEARVAGDARTAAQVPHLEQALAELEVARIGTIHSFCADLLRERPIEANVDPAFEMASEDQVAALLERAFDDWLARTLVAPPAALTRLLRRGGFDADQGASGLLRAAAMSLVDDRDFDAPWPPPPAFSREDAIDALVDALVDVDERANAGNPKSKLVAALHALAAPAVDAVAREERVGLGRDYDGLEAQLCGLLTEWRAWNHQGYPRDFAAGERDALLQRRDELREELGAFAAQVEAELASSLRELLREVVRDYEALKQRAGWLDFTDLMLRTRELLVRDAQVRTAWQRSFTHLFVDEFQDTDPLQADILLLLASDPDAPLVDVREAREAWRLARVVPGKLFVVGDPKQSIYRFRRADVRIYEGVKRHLSRDGAEVLYLQTSFRSLPGIQAVVNAAFEAAMVPMDDGSQAQYVPLAPHRTARPSQPAVIALPAPRVRLWREGPVKGSVEESLPDAVGAFVSWLVQRSGFTVTEGGAEVPVAPRHVCLLFKSLHSTYKEDPVRAYVDALERRQVPHVLMGGRTFHDREEVVALRQVLSAIEWPDDELSVYAALHGPFFALADDALLAFKDTLGHLSPTRPVAPEALLGDDALEAVHAAMDVLRRLSLRRNRLPIAETVTQLLAETRAHASLAFWPSGEQALANVLRVVDHGRRFDVRGTTSFRAFVTWLESAADTERGGGNASIVEEGAEGVRVMTVHKAKGLEFPVVILCSPTENAAWSRPSRYVDPEQGLAVRSLAGCLPITLREHAEEVLEADRAEALRLLYVASTRAQDLLVVPTTGLGEHPQWWLTPLANALHPEPAAKRSSGPAPGCPDFGESSVLDAEQPEETVRPGLHEGLRGGVSVVWWDPALLPRVDDPGGSRHASLLVQDERGQAAEGEAEYRAFRAEHEELRERASTRAHRAQPVTFTSKDPETARWVRGGQHVELAHTTASRAERPRGPRFGTLVHALLAELPFDADARATDDLAHAHARVLGATPDEQRAAVAAVTAAFAHPLMQRAVAADALRRETPILLRAPDDTLVEGIVDLAFREGDTWTVVDFKTDLGDTAAPHYLVQVRLYADAITRATGQPSRAVLFGV, encoded by the coding sequence GTGAGCGCGACATCCACGACGCCGACGGACGCCCAGGCGCGCGAGGCCATCCGCACGCGGCTCGACACCACCTTCGTGGTGGAGGCTGCGGCCGGCACGGGCAAGACCACCGAGCTGGTGCGGCGCATCGTGGCGCTGGTGGCGCGCGGCGAGCGCTTGTCGCGCATGGCCGCGGTGACGTTCACCGACAAGGCCGCGGGCGAGATGAAGCTGCGCCTGCGTCGGGCGCTGGAAGAGGCGCGGCAGGCTGCGCTCGAGGCGCGCGTGGCGGGCGATGCGCGCACAGCGGCGCAGGTGCCGCACCTGGAGCAGGCGCTGGCCGAGCTGGAGGTGGCGCGCATCGGGACCATCCACTCGTTCTGCGCGGACCTCCTGCGCGAGCGCCCGATCGAGGCCAACGTGGATCCGGCCTTCGAGATGGCGAGCGAGGACCAGGTGGCGGCGCTCCTCGAGCGCGCCTTCGACGACTGGCTCGCCCGCACGCTGGTGGCGCCCCCCGCCGCCCTGACGCGCCTGCTGCGCCGCGGGGGCTTCGACGCCGACCAGGGGGCCAGCGGGCTGCTGCGCGCGGCCGCCATGTCGCTGGTGGACGACCGCGACTTCGACGCCCCGTGGCCCCCACCGCCCGCGTTCTCGCGCGAGGACGCGATCGACGCGCTGGTGGACGCGTTGGTGGACGTGGACGAGCGCGCGAACGCGGGCAACCCCAAGAGCAAGCTGGTGGCCGCGCTGCACGCCCTGGCTGCGCCCGCCGTGGACGCCGTGGCGCGCGAGGAGCGCGTGGGCCTGGGTCGCGACTACGACGGTCTCGAGGCGCAGCTGTGCGGCCTGCTGACCGAGTGGCGCGCGTGGAACCACCAGGGCTATCCGCGCGACTTCGCGGCGGGCGAACGTGACGCGCTGCTGCAGCGGCGCGACGAGCTGCGCGAGGAGCTCGGTGCGTTCGCCGCGCAGGTGGAGGCCGAGCTGGCGTCCTCGCTGCGCGAGCTGCTGCGCGAGGTGGTGCGCGACTACGAGGCCCTCAAGCAGCGCGCGGGCTGGCTGGACTTCACGGACCTGATGCTGCGCACGCGCGAGCTGTTGGTGCGTGACGCCCAGGTGCGCACCGCGTGGCAGCGCAGCTTCACGCACCTGTTCGTGGACGAGTTCCAAGACACCGACCCGCTGCAGGCCGACATCCTGCTGCTGCTCGCGAGCGACCCGGACGCGCCCCTCGTCGATGTGCGCGAGGCGCGCGAGGCGTGGCGGCTCGCGCGTGTGGTGCCCGGCAAGCTCTTCGTCGTGGGCGACCCCAAGCAGAGCATCTACCGCTTTCGCCGCGCGGACGTGCGGATCTACGAGGGCGTGAAGCGCCACCTTTCGCGGGATGGGGCCGAGGTGCTCTACCTGCAGACTAGCTTCCGCTCGCTGCCCGGCATCCAGGCCGTGGTCAACGCCGCGTTCGAGGCGGCCATGGTCCCGATGGACGACGGCTCGCAGGCGCAGTACGTCCCGCTAGCGCCCCACCGCACAGCCCGCCCCTCACAGCCCGCGGTGATCGCGCTGCCCGCCCCGCGCGTGCGCCTCTGGCGCGAGGGGCCGGTCAAGGGCTCGGTGGAGGAGTCGCTGCCGGACGCCGTGGGCGCGTTCGTGTCGTGGCTGGTGCAGCGCTCGGGCTTCACGGTGACGGAGGGCGGCGCCGAGGTGCCGGTCGCGCCGCGCCACGTGTGCCTGCTCTTCAAGAGCTTGCACTCCACCTACAAGGAAGACCCGGTGCGCGCCTATGTGGACGCGCTCGAACGGCGCCAGGTGCCCCACGTGCTGATGGGTGGGCGCACGTTCCACGATCGCGAGGAGGTGGTCGCGCTGCGTCAGGTGCTCTCCGCCATCGAGTGGCCCGACGACGAGCTGTCGGTCTACGCCGCGCTGCACGGGCCCTTCTTCGCGTTGGCCGACGACGCGCTCCTCGCGTTCAAGGACACCCTCGGGCACCTGAGCCCCACGCGCCCCGTGGCGCCCGAGGCGCTGCTGGGGGACGACGCCCTCGAGGCAGTGCACGCCGCCATGGACGTGCTGCGTCGCCTGAGCCTGCGGCGCAACCGCCTGCCCATCGCCGAGACGGTCACGCAGCTGCTGGCCGAGACCCGCGCGCACGCCTCGCTGGCGTTCTGGCCGTCGGGCGAACAGGCGCTGGCCAACGTGCTGCGGGTCGTCGATCACGGGCGGCGCTTCGACGTGCGTGGCACCACGTCGTTCCGCGCCTTCGTCACGTGGCTCGAGTCGGCGGCCGACACCGAGCGCGGCGGGGGCAACGCGTCCATCGTGGAGGAGGGCGCCGAGGGCGTGCGCGTGATGACCGTGCACAAGGCCAAGGGCCTCGAGTTCCCCGTCGTGATCCTGTGCTCGCCCACCGAGAACGCCGCCTGGTCGCGCCCCTCGCGCTACGTGGACCCCGAGCAGGGGCTGGCCGTGCGCTCGCTGGCCGGCTGCCTACCGATCACGCTGCGCGAGCACGCGGAGGAGGTGCTCGAGGCCGACCGCGCCGAGGCCCTGCGCTTGCTCTACGTGGCCAGCACGCGCGCGCAGGATCTGCTCGTGGTGCCCACCACCGGGCTGGGCGAGCACCCGCAGTGGTGGCTCACGCCGCTCGCCAACGCCCTGCATCCAGAGCCAGCCGCCAAGCGCTCGAGCGGCCCCGCGCCGGGCTGCCCCGACTTTGGTGAGAGCAGCGTGCTGGATGCCGAGCAGCCCGAGGAGACGGTGCGCCCAGGCTTGCACGAGGGGCTGCGTGGCGGGGTGAGCGTGGTCTGGTGGGACCCCGCGCTGCTGCCCCGCGTAGACGACCCCGGCGGCAGCCGCCACGCGTCACTCTTGGTGCAGGACGAGCGCGGTCAGGCCGCGGAGGGCGAGGCGGAGTACCGTGCCTTCCGCGCGGAGCACGAGGAGCTGCGCGAACGCGCCAGCACGCGGGCGCACCGCGCTCAACCGGTCACGTTCACCTCCAAGGACCCAGAGACCGCGCGCTGGGTGCGTGGGGGGCAGCACGTGGAGCTCGCCCACACCACCGCCTCACGCGCCGAGCGCCCGCGCGGCCCACGCTTCGGCACGCTGGTCCACGCGCTGCTGGCCGAGCTGCCGTTCGACGCGGACGCGCGCGCTACCGACGACCTGGCTCACGCCCACGCGCGGGTGCTGGGTGCAACACCAGACGAGCAGCGCGCCGCCGTCGCGGCCGTGACCGCCGCCTTCGCGCACCCCCTGATGCAGCGGGCGGTGGCCGCCGACGCGCTGCGGCGCGAGACCCCCATCCTGCTGCGCGCGCCGGACGACACGCTGGTGGAGGGCATCGTGGACCTCGCCTTCCGCGAGGGCGACACCTGGACCGTGGTGGACTTCAAGACGGACCTCGGCGACACCGCCGCGCCGCACTACCTCGTGCAGGTGCGGCTCTACGCGGACGCCATCACGCGCGCCACGGGCCAGCCCAGCCGCGCTGTGCTCTTCGGCGTGTGA